The bacterium DNA window ATGGCTAAATTTTTTATTTCCTCTTCTGGACAATCTACCGCAACGGAAATCGTGCCTTTTAGTTTTCCATTTATCTGGATGGGGATAGTGATTTCTTGTTCTTTGATTGCCTCGGGGTCATATTTAAGCCACATTTGGTTAAAGATGCTTGTTTTTTTACCCAGCAGTTGCCACAATTCTTC harbors:
- a CDS encoding class I tRNA ligase family protein, producing the protein EELWQLLGKKTSIFNQMWLKYDPEAIKEQEITIPIQINGKLKGTISVAVDCPEEEIKNLAIKEIENKIKDKQVKKVILVPKKLVNVVVG